A genomic segment from Streptomyces sp. NBC_00459 encodes:
- a CDS encoding endo alpha-1,4 polygalactosaminidase, translating into MSAKGAPRAGGIRTPTVVLTAVCATVWGLTACGGPPETKNGAGPGSTPSPTTSAEVELPPPHAGFDYQIGGAYPPPAGVRIVSRDRTAAPAPGLYNICYVNAFQAQPGEEKSWPADLLLRDANGETVVDDDWDEALLDIGTAAKRKRIAARVDTWIDGCADKGFDAVEPDNYDSYTRSDGLLTAADATAFITLLSKHAHARGLAIGQKNTVELAGLRKRTGLDFAVAEECGEYDECGEYAEAFDDRVVVIEYTDSGLRKARAAFGDRLSIVRRDVDVSTPGSAGYIRRTR; encoded by the coding sequence ATGTCCGCCAAGGGCGCACCCCGTGCCGGAGGTATCCGGACGCCGACCGTCGTACTGACGGCCGTCTGCGCGACCGTGTGGGGACTGACCGCGTGCGGTGGCCCGCCGGAGACGAAGAACGGTGCCGGACCCGGTTCGACGCCCTCCCCCACCACGTCGGCCGAGGTCGAACTGCCGCCGCCGCACGCCGGTTTCGACTACCAGATCGGCGGCGCCTACCCGCCCCCGGCGGGCGTGCGCATCGTCAGCCGCGACCGTACGGCGGCGCCCGCGCCCGGCCTGTACAACATCTGCTACGTCAACGCCTTCCAGGCTCAGCCCGGCGAGGAGAAGTCGTGGCCCGCCGACCTGCTGCTGCGGGACGCGAACGGCGAGACCGTCGTCGACGACGACTGGGACGAGGCGCTGCTCGACATCGGCACGGCGGCGAAGCGGAAGCGGATCGCGGCGCGGGTGGACACGTGGATCGACGGCTGCGCGGACAAGGGCTTCGACGCGGTCGAGCCCGACAACTACGACAGCTACACCCGCTCCGACGGCCTTCTCACCGCCGCCGACGCCACCGCCTTCATCACCCTCCTCTCCAAGCACGCGCACGCCCGTGGGCTGGCCATCGGCCAGAAGAACACCGTGGAGCTGGCCGGTCTCCGGAAGAGGACAGGACTGGACTTCGCGGTCGCGGAGGAGTGCGGGGAGTACGACGAGTGCGGGGAGTACGCGGAGGCGTTCGACGACCGGGTGGTCGTGATCGAGTACACCGACTCCGGGCTGCGCAAGGCCCGCGCGGCCTTCGGCGACCGGCTGAGCATCGTCCGCAGGGATGTCGATGTGTCGACACCGGGCAGTGCCGGGTACATCCGCAGAACCCGCTGA
- a CDS encoding NADPH-dependent F420 reductase, translating to MRIGIIGAGALGQALAVRFVAAGAEVLLGDSRGPRSLRELADSIGPGLTPVTVAEAADPEIVVLAVPWRGLSEAVRAADVSDWQERIVIDTANPLGPPDLRVADLQGRPSSEVVAGLVPGARLVKAFNTLAPAVLGADPRTPAGRRVIFLSGNHEGANNRVARLVEHVGWAAVDLGPLADGGRLQQFPGGPLPTLSLLLQP from the coding sequence ATGCGTATCGGCATCATCGGCGCCGGAGCCCTCGGGCAGGCCCTCGCGGTCCGGTTCGTGGCCGCCGGGGCGGAGGTGCTTCTCGGTGACAGCCGAGGACCCCGGTCCCTGCGGGAGCTCGCCGACTCGATCGGGCCCGGGCTCACACCGGTGACCGTGGCGGAGGCGGCCGACCCTGAGATCGTCGTGCTCGCGGTGCCCTGGCGCGGGTTGTCCGAGGCCGTGCGGGCGGCCGATGTGTCCGACTGGCAGGAACGGATCGTCATCGACACCGCCAACCCGCTCGGCCCACCCGACCTCCGGGTCGCCGACCTCCAGGGGCGGCCGTCCAGCGAGGTCGTCGCCGGTCTGGTGCCCGGGGCCCGCCTGGTGAAGGCTTTCAACACTCTGGCACCGGCGGTCCTCGGTGCCGATCCGCGTACGCCTGCCGGACGACGGGTGATATTTCTCTCCGGCAACCACGAGGGCGCCAACAACCGGGTCGCCCGGCTCGTCGAACACGTCGGCTGGGCGGCCGTCGACCTGGGCCCCCTGGCTGATGGGGGCCGTCTCCAGCAGTTTCCCGGCGGCCCGCTGCCGACGCTCAGTCTGCTCCTTCAGCCATGA
- a CDS encoding phytanoyl-CoA dioxygenase family protein, with protein sequence MTVTDIEDAGAPILPEEERRRFEEDGFTVVRGLFEYDEIAAFRDEFTALHAAGPVPGHFEPRPSGQDGRPADPLDEYPRVMQPHEFHEPSLGRLLDPRLRAVLEVLLGEEVLAAQSMFYFKPPGARGQALHQDNFYLRVEPGTCVAAWIACDSIDRDNGGLEVVPGTHRMDLFCPEEADAGVSFAREYVPPPPGLATVPVDMAPGDVLFFNGSLVHGSQPNRSADRFRRSFIGHYVGRSAESIAHFYRTISMNGDRVRLRESEGGGPCGTEFGSASAPH encoded by the coding sequence ATGACAGTCACGGATATCGAGGACGCCGGCGCCCCCATCCTGCCGGAGGAGGAGCGCCGGCGGTTCGAGGAGGACGGATTCACCGTTGTGCGGGGTCTCTTCGAGTACGACGAGATCGCCGCGTTCCGCGACGAGTTCACGGCGTTGCACGCGGCCGGTCCGGTGCCGGGGCATTTCGAGCCGCGCCCGTCCGGGCAGGACGGGCGCCCGGCCGACCCGCTGGACGAGTATCCGCGGGTGATGCAGCCGCACGAGTTCCACGAGCCGTCCCTCGGGCGGCTGTTGGATCCCCGGCTGCGCGCTGTCCTGGAGGTGCTGCTCGGCGAGGAGGTCCTGGCCGCGCAGAGCATGTTCTATTTCAAGCCGCCGGGTGCCCGGGGCCAGGCGCTGCACCAGGACAACTTCTATCTGCGGGTCGAGCCGGGCACCTGTGTGGCCGCGTGGATCGCCTGTGACTCGATCGACCGGGACAACGGCGGCCTGGAGGTCGTGCCGGGCACGCACCGCATGGACCTGTTCTGTCCGGAGGAGGCGGACGCCGGTGTGTCCTTCGCCCGGGAGTACGTGCCCCCGCCGCCCGGGCTGGCCACGGTGCCGGTCGACATGGCCCCGGGTGACGTCCTGTTCTTCAACGGCAGCCTGGTGCACGGTTCGCAGCCCAACCGGAGCGCCGACCGGTTCCGCCGCTCGTTCATCGGACACTATGTGGGCCGCTCGGCGGAGAGCATCGCCCACTTCTACCGCACGATCTCCATGAACGGCGACCGGGTCCGGCTGCGCGAGAGCGAGGGCGGGGGGCCGTGCGGTACGGAGTTCGGGTCGGCGTCCGCACCGCACTGA
- a CDS encoding helix-turn-helix domain-containing protein has translation MSADRLPETAVPAPPPGLVTVGRYDEGPGYAVNRPQGAESWLFTWTTDGHGLLTQGAAEARAGAGDLVVLGPGVPHRYLVRPGARHWRFWWAHCQARPSWTAWLSPYAVGDGMYVVAPVPEALHDRMATAFARMLSDARWPGSDTRPPASASAVQAVPDGPTAVAHGAAARELALCSLEEIVLLASAAARPLPQRPGVDPRVSRAEALIAADPGAPHTVRSLAEEVALSPSRFAHLFTEQLGRSPMRALREARLRHAARLLEATDLPVERVAFASGFASPFHFNRVFRERHGTPPGAYRALCRRDPAYTAPAIGFTAAPAHRGAGTGQLS, from the coding sequence ATGAGCGCTGACCGATTGCCCGAGACCGCTGTCCCCGCACCGCCGCCCGGTCTGGTGACCGTCGGGCGCTACGACGAGGGGCCCGGTTACGCCGTCAACCGGCCGCAGGGCGCCGAAAGCTGGCTGTTCACCTGGACGACGGACGGCCACGGTCTGCTGACCCAGGGCGCGGCCGAGGCGCGGGCCGGCGCCGGGGACCTGGTCGTCCTCGGCCCCGGGGTGCCCCACCGCTACCTGGTCCGGCCGGGCGCCCGGCACTGGCGGTTCTGGTGGGCGCACTGCCAGGCCCGCCCCTCCTGGACGGCCTGGCTGAGCCCGTACGCCGTCGGGGACGGCATGTACGTCGTCGCCCCGGTTCCGGAAGCACTGCACGACCGTATGGCGACGGCGTTCGCGCGCATGCTGTCGGACGCCCGCTGGCCGGGCAGCGACACCCGCCCGCCCGCCTCCGCTTCCGCCGTCCAGGCCGTGCCCGACGGCCCGACAGCGGTCGCACACGGCGCCGCAGCCCGGGAGCTCGCCCTCTGTTCCCTGGAGGAAATCGTCCTGCTGGCCTCGGCGGCCGCCCGCCCCCTTCCGCAACGGCCGGGAGTGGACCCCCGGGTGAGCCGGGCGGAAGCACTCATCGCCGCCGACCCCGGCGCCCCGCACACCGTCCGATCGCTCGCCGAGGAGGTCGCGCTCTCGCCCTCGCGGTTCGCGCACCTGTTCACCGAGCAACTCGGCCGGTCCCCGATGCGGGCGCTGCGCGAGGCCCGGCTGCGCCACGCGGCCCGGTTGCTCGAGGCCACCGACCTGCCGGTGGAACGCGTCGCCTTCGCCTCCGGTTTCGCCAGCCCCTTCCACTTCAACCGGGTCTTCCGCGAGCGTCACGGGACGCCGCCGGGCGCGTACCGGGCACTGTGCAGACGCGATCCGGCGTACACCGCGCCCGCTATTGGTTTCACGGCCGCTCCTGCACACAGAGGTGCAGGGACCGGTCAACTGTCATGA
- a CDS encoding aldo/keto reductase — protein MQYVKLGSTGLDVSRICLGCMSYGFPDRGNHAWTLDEQASRPLIRQALDAGITFFDTANVYSDGTSEEIVGRALADFARRDEIVLATKVHGRMRPGPNGGGLSRKAILTEIDHSLTRLGTDYVDLYQIHRYDPVTPIEETMEALHDVVKAGKARYIGASSMYAWQFSKAQYTAREHGWTRFVSMQNHYNLLYREEEREMLPLCEDQGVGVLPWSPLARGRLTRDWDTTTGRSETDDFGRTLYPEGDRTIVDAVARIAAQRNVPRARVALAWLLHRSTVTAPIVGATKPHHIDDAVAAVDLDLTDKEIEELGQPYTPHPVSGH, from the coding sequence ATGCAGTACGTGAAGCTCGGTTCGACGGGCCTGGACGTGTCGCGGATCTGTCTGGGCTGCATGAGCTACGGCTTTCCCGACCGCGGCAACCACGCGTGGACCCTCGACGAGCAGGCGTCGCGCCCGCTGATCCGCCAGGCCCTCGATGCCGGCATCACCTTCTTCGACACGGCGAACGTCTACTCCGACGGCACCAGCGAGGAGATCGTCGGCAGGGCGCTCGCCGACTTCGCCCGCCGCGACGAGATCGTGCTGGCCACGAAGGTGCACGGCAGGATGCGGCCCGGTCCCAACGGCGGGGGTCTGTCCCGCAAGGCGATCCTGACCGAGATCGACCACAGCCTGACCCGCCTCGGCACCGACTACGTCGACCTGTACCAGATCCACCGCTATGACCCGGTCACCCCGATCGAGGAGACGATGGAGGCGCTGCACGACGTCGTCAAGGCGGGCAAGGCCCGGTACATCGGGGCGAGTTCGATGTACGCCTGGCAGTTCTCCAAGGCTCAGTACACGGCCCGGGAGCACGGCTGGACCCGGTTCGTGTCGATGCAGAACCACTACAACCTCCTCTACCGCGAGGAGGAGCGCGAGATGCTGCCCCTCTGCGAGGACCAGGGCGTCGGTGTCCTGCCGTGGAGCCCGCTGGCCCGCGGCAGGCTCACCCGCGACTGGGACACCACCACCGGGCGCAGCGAGACCGACGACTTCGGCCGCACCCTCTACCCGGAGGGCGACCGTACGATCGTCGACGCGGTCGCCCGCATCGCGGCTCAGCGGAACGTCCCGCGTGCCCGGGTCGCCCTGGCCTGGCTGCTGCACCGGAGCACGGTGACCGCCCCGATCGTCGGCGCCACCAAGCCGCACCACATCGACGACGCCGTGGCCGCCGTCGACCTCGACCTGACCGACAAGGAGATCGAGGAACTGGGGCAGCCGTACACCCCGCACCCGGTCAGCGGCCACTGA
- a CDS encoding helix-turn-helix transcriptional regulator — MSPSRLGAEWIVGRDRELALLADLVNEVTAEAADAPGGQPRVVVVTGGPGAGKSVLLDAAGRTALRAGVRVLRCRGCEGESGLPFAGLHQLLRPVLDLAEGLPGRQRAALLGVFGLDPEQAQDAVPDPLLTSLGALTLLSDAASRGPLLLVIDDAHWLDVGTLDILAFVARRLEGEQVAMVLAARDNAVPRQFARERRRLTVEPLTPAAAGRLLDLQPEPPVGRARSRILDQAAGVPLALVELARAISRDPAAGQDGVTDALPLTDRLEAIFAADLPELPAPTRRLLLLAAAAETAELPVILSAAGDTAVPGDWRPAERAGLVRIDDGRLHFRHPLIRSAVYQSASYAERHAAHTALADVLTGDPDRRAWHLAAAVSGVDEEAAQGLEDSAGRAQRRGGYAAAAAALERAARLSPDPGVRSRRLVRAATMAMHAGHPRWVGELATHVLTLTDDPAVLAHASLLAGWALAVTTRFEDSLGFLLPVADATVDTDPALALDALGTATTPAYHSGDPSFRERIQRITERVPPQDDEGARVWALAGCDPVRNREQALALLRGTDWTEDPPGADQDQRLSRLVVVGAAAWVLDETAEAVRLLGAALDHLRRTPTAGANATVANALGLALYESGSWTRARTIFDESYRTAAETGLEIVAAGSPVMGATILARRGDTEAARAAVQRAVHGVDLPNSRSLQVRRHYALGAAALAEGDHAAAYTRFRAVYTQEAEPEPVHFHASHYYLADLTAAAVRTGRADEARRIVDATRGRLVAGGVSARLAAVLHRAEALLSEGDEAEGHFTAALADPAGEQWLFERALVRLDYAEWLRRRRRSVEARPQLTAALDAFERVGARPWTERARAELRAAGVTPTTTAPRDVLAELTPQQFQIARLAAAGLTNREIGERIFLSPRTVGFHLYRIFPKLGITGRAQLRDTLPESSAPLDGSPGR, encoded by the coding sequence ATGAGCCCCTCCCGCCTCGGCGCGGAGTGGATAGTCGGCCGTGACCGCGAACTCGCCCTGCTGGCCGACCTGGTGAACGAGGTCACCGCCGAAGCCGCAGACGCGCCGGGGGGCCAGCCCCGAGTTGTGGTCGTGACCGGCGGGCCGGGCGCCGGCAAGAGCGTCCTGCTCGACGCGGCCGGCCGCACAGCTCTCCGGGCCGGAGTGCGCGTCCTGCGCTGCCGTGGCTGTGAAGGGGAGTCCGGGCTGCCGTTCGCCGGTCTGCATCAACTGCTGCGGCCCGTACTCGACCTCGCCGAAGGGCTGCCCGGACGCCAACGGGCCGCGCTGCTCGGTGTGTTCGGGCTGGACCCCGAGCAGGCACAGGACGCGGTGCCCGACCCGCTGCTCACCTCGCTCGGCGCCCTCACGCTGCTCTCCGACGCGGCGAGCCGGGGACCACTGCTGCTCGTGATCGACGACGCCCACTGGCTCGACGTGGGCACGCTCGACATCCTCGCCTTCGTCGCCCGGCGCCTCGAAGGGGAGCAGGTCGCGATGGTGCTCGCCGCCCGGGACAACGCCGTACCCCGGCAATTCGCCCGCGAGAGGCGGCGGTTGACCGTCGAGCCGCTGACCCCGGCCGCCGCCGGGCGCCTCCTCGACCTCCAGCCCGAACCGCCCGTCGGACGCGCCCGCTCCCGCATCCTCGACCAGGCGGCCGGCGTCCCCCTCGCCCTGGTCGAACTCGCCCGCGCGATCAGCCGTGACCCCGCCGCCGGACAGGACGGCGTCACCGACGCGCTGCCCCTCACCGACCGCCTGGAGGCGATCTTCGCCGCCGATCTGCCCGAACTCCCCGCACCCACCCGACGGTTGCTGCTTCTCGCGGCAGCCGCCGAGACGGCCGAGCTGCCCGTCATCCTCTCCGCCGCCGGGGACACCGCGGTCCCCGGCGACTGGCGGCCCGCCGAACGTGCGGGACTCGTCCGCATCGACGACGGCCGGCTCCACTTCCGGCACCCGCTGATCCGCTCCGCCGTGTACCAGTCCGCGAGCTACGCCGAGCGCCACGCGGCGCACACCGCCCTGGCCGACGTCCTCACCGGCGACCCCGACCGGCGAGCCTGGCATCTGGCGGCCGCCGTCTCGGGCGTCGACGAGGAGGCCGCCCAGGGCCTGGAGGACAGCGCGGGCCGCGCACAGCGCCGGGGCGGTTACGCGGCCGCGGCCGCCGCCCTCGAACGGGCGGCCCGGCTCAGCCCCGACCCGGGCGTCCGCTCCAGGCGGTTGGTCCGGGCCGCGACCATGGCCATGCACGCCGGACATCCACGCTGGGTCGGCGAGCTGGCCACCCACGTCCTCACCCTCACCGATGACCCGGCCGTGCTGGCCCACGCCTCGCTCCTGGCCGGCTGGGCGCTGGCCGTGACCACCCGCTTCGAGGACTCGCTCGGCTTCCTGCTGCCGGTCGCGGACGCCACCGTCGACACCGATCCCGCCCTCGCCCTCGACGCCCTGGGCACGGCCACCACCCCCGCCTACCACTCCGGCGACCCGTCGTTCCGTGAACGGATCCAGCGGATCACCGAACGCGTCCCGCCGCAGGACGACGAGGGGGCACGGGTGTGGGCGCTGGCCGGCTGCGATCCCGTACGCAACCGTGAACAGGCCCTCGCGCTGCTCAGGGGCACCGACTGGACCGAGGACCCGCCCGGGGCAGACCAGGACCAGAGGCTGTCCCGGCTGGTCGTCGTGGGGGCCGCCGCCTGGGTCCTGGACGAGACCGCCGAGGCCGTCCGCCTGCTCGGCGCCGCCCTGGACCATCTGCGGCGTACCCCGACGGCCGGAGCCAACGCCACCGTCGCCAACGCCCTCGGACTGGCCCTGTACGAGAGCGGCTCCTGGACCCGGGCCCGCACGATTTTCGACGAGTCGTACCGGACGGCGGCCGAGACCGGCCTGGAGATCGTGGCGGCCGGCTCACCCGTGATGGGCGCCACCATCCTCGCCCGGCGCGGTGACACCGAGGCGGCCCGCGCCGCCGTGCAGCGCGCCGTCCACGGCGTCGACCTGCCCAACTCGCGCAGCCTGCAGGTACGGAGGCACTACGCCCTCGGTGCCGCCGCCCTCGCCGAGGGCGACCACGCCGCCGCCTACACCCGCTTCCGGGCCGTCTACACCCAGGAAGCGGAGCCCGAGCCGGTGCACTTCCATGCCTCCCACTACTACCTGGCCGACCTCACGGCAGCGGCCGTACGCACCGGCCGGGCCGACGAGGCACGCCGGATCGTCGACGCGACCCGCGGGCGCCTCGTGGCCGGGGGCGTCTCCGCCCGGCTTGCCGCCGTACTGCACCGGGCGGAAGCCCTGCTGAGCGAAGGGGACGAGGCGGAGGGGCACTTCACGGCGGCCCTCGCCGACCCGGCCGGCGAACAGTGGCTGTTCGAGCGGGCGTTGGTCCGCCTCGACTACGCGGAGTGGCTGCGCCGCCGACGCCGCTCGGTGGAGGCCCGCCCGCAGCTCACCGCCGCACTCGACGCCTTCGAGCGGGTCGGCGCCCGCCCCTGGACCGAACGGGCCCGCGCCGAACTGCGGGCCGCCGGCGTCACCCCCACCACCACCGCACCGCGTGACGTCCTCGCCGAACTCACCCCGCAGCAGTTCCAGATCGCCCGGCTGGCCGCGGCGGGCCTCACCAACCGGGAGATCGGCGAACGCATCTTCCTCTCGCCCCGCACGGTCGGGTTCCACCTCTACCGCATCTTTCCCAAGCTCGGTATCACCGGCCGCGCCCAACTCCGCGACACGCTGCCGGAGTCGTCGGCGCCCCTGGACGGGTCACCGGGCCGGTGA
- a CDS encoding ricin-type beta-trefoil lectin domain protein, whose product MKDAGLSNSPTPAPAYDASDVELSAELKKWTGTTPALHPVGELLDRHWEAAFAYARLCTSGPRPAGMLTTAAFTRLFGESLRQSGPTSAWRPHLLVTVRRLAAEWEGDHRHEMLHPELRSRPGSESRVAARLLPAPDRRLLSRAFQNLPQSARCLLWHAEVEAEPLEIPAGLLGLSVSDAAVELGRARGRLREECLHVHREVVPQEECRRYIRLIDVTCRRRSFEIDPDLAKHLTDCMHCRYAADQLNQFNGDLALALAEGVLGWGARAYLESRPGRAAESAIVEVEQAPIIEMATVESVLPVPRVLAQAPPMPTNAPISTELVVRTGSHRSAHKAARRAVRRRNRVLAAATVSALVLVPLVLWSVLASDDEDGSTAETSPPDTATTGSDTAGDPSWVGSGETTKGALRGRLHNVESGLCIGIVGGKAVNGAETELTSCSAAAGQEWSYETNGLLRNAAAPDLCLDSHLGYSVTLAPCTGTAQPATKNVRYDFTLQGTLVPRWDQELALTPADGPGEGDAPLVLKSREESADQHWVFDSSAPSLQMEAVNWDAAAQSGPPAVKKSPEPSTTPTPTPTSPPAQPSPTPSAATPTPSASNPTSVPCYYYGYYNCGNGQNTSGGNYGGGYGYGYGYGGYGGWGGR is encoded by the coding sequence GTGAAAGACGCAGGCCTGTCGAATTCCCCTACACCGGCTCCCGCGTACGACGCCTCGGACGTCGAACTCAGCGCGGAGCTGAAGAAGTGGACGGGGACGACGCCCGCGCTCCATCCCGTCGGTGAACTGCTCGACCGGCACTGGGAAGCAGCCTTCGCCTATGCCCGGCTGTGCACCAGCGGCCCACGCCCCGCAGGAATGCTCACCACCGCCGCGTTCACCCGCCTCTTCGGGGAATCCCTGCGCCAGAGCGGCCCCACCTCCGCCTGGCGGCCCCACCTCCTGGTCACCGTGCGCCGGCTGGCGGCGGAGTGGGAGGGCGACCACCGCCACGAAATGCTCCACCCCGAGCTGCGTTCCAGACCTGGTAGCGAAAGCCGTGTCGCCGCCCGGCTGCTGCCCGCGCCCGACCGACGGCTGCTCTCCAGGGCCTTCCAGAACCTCCCGCAGTCCGCGCGCTGCCTGCTCTGGCACGCCGAGGTCGAGGCCGAACCGCTGGAGATACCCGCCGGCCTGCTGGGCCTGAGCGTGTCGGACGCCGCCGTGGAACTCGGCCGGGCCCGCGGACGCCTGCGCGAGGAGTGCCTGCACGTCCACCGCGAGGTCGTGCCCCAGGAGGAGTGCCGCCGCTACATCCGGCTGATCGACGTCACCTGCCGGCGCCGCAGCTTCGAGATCGACCCCGACCTCGCCAAGCACCTCACCGACTGCATGCACTGCCGGTACGCCGCCGACCAGTTGAACCAGTTCAACGGCGACCTCGCCCTCGCGCTCGCCGAGGGGGTCCTCGGCTGGGGTGCGCGCGCCTATCTGGAGTCCCGCCCCGGACGGGCCGCGGAGAGCGCCATCGTGGAGGTCGAACAGGCCCCGATCATCGAGATGGCCACGGTCGAGAGCGTGCTCCCGGTCCCGCGTGTCCTGGCCCAGGCTCCGCCCATGCCCACGAACGCGCCCATCTCCACCGAACTGGTCGTCCGCACCGGTTCGCACCGGTCCGCACACAAGGCCGCCCGGCGGGCGGTCCGCCGCCGCAACCGTGTCCTGGCCGCCGCGACCGTCAGCGCGCTGGTCCTCGTCCCGCTGGTCCTGTGGTCCGTCCTGGCTTCGGACGACGAGGACGGCTCGACGGCCGAGACCAGCCCCCCGGACACCGCTACCACCGGCTCCGACACGGCCGGCGACCCCTCCTGGGTCGGTTCGGGCGAGACCACGAAGGGCGCCCTGCGCGGCCGACTGCACAACGTCGAGTCCGGGCTGTGCATCGGCATCGTCGGCGGCAAGGCCGTCAACGGCGCGGAGACCGAGCTGACCAGCTGCTCGGCGGCGGCCGGCCAGGAGTGGTCGTACGAGACCAACGGACTGCTGCGCAACGCCGCCGCCCCGGATCTCTGCCTCGACTCCCACCTCGGCTACTCGGTCACGCTCGCCCCGTGCACGGGCACGGCCCAGCCCGCCACCAAGAACGTGCGCTACGACTTCACCCTCCAGGGCACCCTGGTCCCACGCTGGGACCAGGAGCTGGCCTTGACGCCCGCGGACGGCCCGGGCGAGGGAGACGCTCCGCTGGTCCTGAAGTCGCGCGAGGAGTCCGCCGACCAGCACTGGGTCTTCGACTCCTCGGCACCCTCGCTCCAGATGGAGGCCGTCAACTGGGACGCGGCCGCCCAGTCCGGACCCCCCGCCGTCAAGAAGAGCCCCGAGCCCTCGACGACCCCGACGCCGACCCCCACTTCCCCACCGGCCCAGCCGTCCCCGACACCGTCGGCGGCCACCC